In Candidatus Latescibacter sp., the following proteins share a genomic window:
- a CDS encoding formylglycine-generating enzyme family protein: MKRTALILILPVSLIVLLFPSCSSRGPEVKMVSIPAGSFSMGKTGIAEPVHTVTLSAFSMSAYEITQGQFKTVIRSNMPYFKGLSNDNLPMEKVSWWEAIKYCNALNAKAGLQPCYNEGTGDCDFTKSGFRLPTEAEWEYACRGGTTTNYYTGDTESDLARAGWYFSNSSNKSHPVGRKTPNAWGLYDMHGNAWEWCNDWYEDYTSANNAINPTGALFGSNRIVRGGAWYSGGSVCRSAARAVNPPSGRLGNFGFRVVRRP; the protein is encoded by the coding sequence ATGAAAAGAACCGCGCTGATCCTTATCCTGCCAGTAAGTCTCATTGTTCTCCTCTTTCCATCCTGCAGCTCTCGTGGACCGGAAGTCAAGATGGTTTCGATCCCCGCCGGGAGTTTTTCGATGGGGAAAACGGGAATTGCCGAGCCTGTCCACACGGTCACTCTTTCGGCATTTTCTATGAGCGCGTACGAGATCACTCAGGGGCAATTCAAAACTGTCATTCGATCGAATATGCCGTATTTCAAGGGATTATCGAATGATAATCTGCCTATGGAGAAGGTGAGTTGGTGGGAAGCGATCAAGTACTGTAATGCATTGAACGCAAAAGCCGGATTGCAGCCGTGCTACAACGAGGGTACCGGGGATTGCGATTTCACGAAGAGCGGGTTCCGTCTACCGACAGAGGCTGAGTGGGAGTATGCATGCAGGGGGGGAACAACGACGAATTATTACACGGGAGATACCGAGAGCGACCTTGCCCGCGCGGGGTGGTATTTCTCGAACAGCAGTAATAAGTCACATCCCGTAGGCCGGAAAACACCGAACGCATGGGGATTGTACGACATGCACGGGAATGCGTGGGAGTGGTGCAATGACTGGTATGAAGACTACACTTCCGCTAATAATGCTATAAATCCCACAGGAGCACTATTTGGTTCAAACCGTATTGTCCGCGGCGGCGCCTGGTACAGCGGCGGCAGTGTCTGCCGGTCGGCAGCCCGGGCCGTCAACCCCCCGTCCGGCAGGCTCGGCAATTTCGGGTTCCGCGTGGTTCGCCGTCCCTGA
- a CDS encoding slipin family protein, which translates to MRQQSSLPALLFILIFGAGVAVSFYLFKTTGKAVDFWIAGAAFLVGLILAASIKVANQWERAVKLRLGRFSALEGPGLFFIIPIIDTLPYWIDLRVITTSFKAEKTLTKDTVPVDVDAVLFWQVIDPVKTALEVEDYQSTIGWASQTALRDVIGKTVLSEMLEGREKIDGELQRIIGSRIGTWGIKVLSVEIRDVLIPTSLQDAMSMQAQAERERQARVILGDSERQIAEKFDQASRVYIENPTALHLRAMNMLYEGLKHNATLVIVPSTAVESMQLGTYVGIAALQKEMARDKAIMEKLYGEEEKKKNRE; encoded by the coding sequence ATGAGGCAGCAAAGTTCTCTTCCGGCCCTTCTGTTCATTCTCATCTTCGGGGCGGGTGTAGCGGTGTCGTTCTATCTTTTTAAAACAACCGGAAAGGCAGTCGATTTCTGGATTGCCGGAGCAGCCTTCCTGGTGGGACTTATCCTGGCCGCCTCCATCAAGGTGGCGAACCAGTGGGAGCGCGCGGTCAAACTGAGACTGGGGAGATTCAGCGCCCTCGAAGGTCCCGGACTCTTTTTCATCATCCCGATCATCGACACCCTGCCATACTGGATCGACCTCCGGGTGATCACCACATCGTTCAAGGCGGAAAAGACCCTTACCAAGGACACGGTGCCGGTGGATGTGGATGCCGTGCTCTTCTGGCAGGTGATCGATCCGGTAAAAACCGCGCTCGAAGTGGAGGATTACCAGAGCACTATCGGCTGGGCTTCCCAGACCGCACTCCGCGATGTGATCGGAAAAACAGTCCTCTCCGAGATGCTGGAAGGCCGTGAAAAGATCGATGGGGAGCTCCAGCGTATTATCGGCAGCCGTATCGGGACATGGGGAATCAAGGTGCTTTCGGTGGAAATTCGCGATGTTCTCATCCCCACCAGCCTCCAGGATGCCATGTCCATGCAGGCACAAGCCGAGCGTGAGCGCCAGGCGCGGGTCATCCTCGGCGATTCGGAACGCCAGATCGCCGAGAAATTCGATCAGGCTTCCCGCGTCTACATAGAGAATCCCACCGCCCTGCACCTCCGCGCCATGAACATGCTCTACGAAGGGCTGAAACACAACGCCACCCTGGTGATCGTTCCCAGCACCGCGGTGGAATCCATGCAGCTCGGTACTTACGTCGGGATTGCAGCCCTTCAGAAGGAAATGGCCCGCGATAAAGCGATTATGGAAAAACTGTACGGAGAGGAAGAGAAGAAAAAGAACCGGGAGTGA